The Kryptolebias marmoratus isolate JLee-2015 linkage group LG18, ASM164957v2, whole genome shotgun sequence genome includes a region encoding these proteins:
- the zmp:0000000711 gene encoding tubby-related protein 3 isoform X3: MERRALLEQKQRRKRQEPLMVQPNTEARPRRPRVRRGEEQAPLVDSQLGGTNDVIIDGIDGPAAFLGSEAPDLGTKIQILSVSQSQTQSPQAHRQPQPQPQAQPQPQSPAADETERDGDTDTLLEPKIDIQEMLQKQGLCGSMNFDEASEHEDNAEEERTRAPSSQTDATRPASAASGKNVPEAAIPGSPATESLLADVANLEEFVLRPAPRSVTVKCRISRDKKGMDRGLYPTYFMHMEQDDNKKVFLLAGRKRKKSKTSNYLISVDATDLSRGGESFIGKLRSNLMGTKFTVYDNGSNPSKNAGTLLQESAMRQELAAICYETNVLGFKGPRKMTVIIPGMNMSYERIPVRPQNEQESLVNRWQSGTMDNLIELHNKSPVWNDDTQSYVLNFHGRVTQASVKNFQIVHDNDPDYIVMQFGRIAEDIFTLDYNYPMCALQAFAIGLSSFDSKLACE; the protein is encoded by the exons ATGGAACGg AGGGCGCTGCTGGAGCAGAAGCAGCGGCGGAAACGTCAGGAACCCCTTATGGTCCAGCCCAACACGGAGGCTCGGCCCCGCCGGCCCAGGGTACGGCGGGGCGAGGAGCAGGCCCCGCTGGTCGACTCTCAGCTCGGCGGCACCAACGATGTCATCATAGACG GTATCGACGGTCCGGCGGCTTTCCTAGGCTCAGAAGCCCCCGACCTGGGAACGAAAATCCAGATTCTGTCAGTAAGCCAGTCCCAGACCCAGTCCCCCCAGGCGCACCGTCAGCCCCAGCCTCAGCCCCAGgctcagcctcagcctcagtCCCCGGCTGCTGACGAGACGGAGCGAGACGGAGACACGGACACCCTGCTCGAGCCCAAGATCGATATCCAAGAGATGCTGCAGAAACAAG GCCTGTGCGGGAGCATGAACTTCGACGAAGCCAGCGAGCACGAGGACAACGCCGAGGAGGAGCGGACGCGCGCCCCGTCCTCTCAAACGGATGCGACCAGGCCCGCCTCGGCCGCCAGCGGCAAGAACGTCCCC GAGGCTGCCATCCCTGGATCCCCCGCGACAGAAAGCCTGCTAGCAGACGTAGCCAACCTGGAGGAGTTTGTCTTGCGCCCCGCCCCTCGCAGCGTCACGGTGAAATGCAGAATCAGCCGGGACAAGAAGGGTATGGACCGCGGCCTCTACCCGACCTACTTCATGCACATGGAGCAAGACGATAACAAAAAG GTATTCTTGCTGGCGggcagaaagaggaagaagagcaaAACGTCCAACTACCTTATTTCAGTCGACGCCACCGACCTGTCGCGGGGGGGAGAGAGCTTCATCGGCAAACTCCG CTCCAACCTCATGGGGACCAAATTCACAGTCTACGACAACGGCAGCAACCCCAGCAAAAACGCCGGGACTCTGTTGCAAGAAAGCGCCATGCGGCAGGAGCTGGCTGCCATCTGCTAC GAAACCAACGTGCTGGGATTTAAAGGGCCGCGTAAAATGACCGTCATCATCCCCGGCATGAACATGAGCTACGAGAGGATTCCCGTCAGGCCTCAGAAC GAGCAGGAGAGCCTGGTGAACCGGTGGCAGAGCGGCACCATGGACAACCTGATCGAGCTGCACAACAAGTCCCCCGTGTGGAACGACGACACCCAGTCCTACGTGCTGAACTTCCACGGCCGCGTCACGCAGGCTTCGGTGAAAAACTTCCAGATAGTCCACGACAATGACC CCGACTACATCGTCATGCAGTTTGGCCGCATCGCTGAAGATATCTTCACGCTGGACTACAACTACCCCATGTGCGCTCTCCAAGCCTTCGCCATCGGCCTGTCCAGCTTCGATAGCAAGCTGGCCTGTGAGTAG
- the zmp:0000000711 gene encoding tubby-related protein 3 isoform X2, whose amino-acid sequence MSYYSIRPSSSASFSSNSASSCLESDGVNFMQQKLEKQRALLEQKQRRKRQEPLMVQPNTEARPRRPRVRRGEEQAPLVDSQLGGTNDVIIDGIDGPAAFLGSEAPDLGTKIQILSVSQSQTQSPQAHRQPQPQPQAQPQPQSPAADETERDGDTDTLLEPKIDIQEMLQKQGLCGSMNFDEASEHEDNAEEERTRAPSSQTDATRPASAASGKNVPEAAIPGSPATESLLADVANLEEFVLRPAPRSVTVKCRISRDKKGMDRGLYPTYFMHMEQDDNKKVFLLAGRKRKKSKTSNYLISVDATDLSRGGESFIGKLRSNLMGTKFTVYDNGSNPSKNAGTLLQESAMRQELAAICYETNVLGFKGPRKMTVIIPGMNMSYERIPVRPQNEQESLVNRWQSGTMDNLIELHNKSPVWNDDTQSYVLNFHGRVTQASVKNFQIVHDNDPDYIVMQFGRIAEDIFTLDYNYPMCALQAFAIGLSSFDSKLACE is encoded by the exons AGGGCGCTGCTGGAGCAGAAGCAGCGGCGGAAACGTCAGGAACCCCTTATGGTCCAGCCCAACACGGAGGCTCGGCCCCGCCGGCCCAGGGTACGGCGGGGCGAGGAGCAGGCCCCGCTGGTCGACTCTCAGCTCGGCGGCACCAACGATGTCATCATAGACG GTATCGACGGTCCGGCGGCTTTCCTAGGCTCAGAAGCCCCCGACCTGGGAACGAAAATCCAGATTCTGTCAGTAAGCCAGTCCCAGACCCAGTCCCCCCAGGCGCACCGTCAGCCCCAGCCTCAGCCCCAGgctcagcctcagcctcagtCCCCGGCTGCTGACGAGACGGAGCGAGACGGAGACACGGACACCCTGCTCGAGCCCAAGATCGATATCCAAGAGATGCTGCAGAAACAAG GCCTGTGCGGGAGCATGAACTTCGACGAAGCCAGCGAGCACGAGGACAACGCCGAGGAGGAGCGGACGCGCGCCCCGTCCTCTCAAACGGATGCGACCAGGCCCGCCTCGGCCGCCAGCGGCAAGAACGTCCCC GAGGCTGCCATCCCTGGATCCCCCGCGACAGAAAGCCTGCTAGCAGACGTAGCCAACCTGGAGGAGTTTGTCTTGCGCCCCGCCCCTCGCAGCGTCACGGTGAAATGCAGAATCAGCCGGGACAAGAAGGGTATGGACCGCGGCCTCTACCCGACCTACTTCATGCACATGGAGCAAGACGATAACAAAAAG GTATTCTTGCTGGCGggcagaaagaggaagaagagcaaAACGTCCAACTACCTTATTTCAGTCGACGCCACCGACCTGTCGCGGGGGGGAGAGAGCTTCATCGGCAAACTCCG CTCCAACCTCATGGGGACCAAATTCACAGTCTACGACAACGGCAGCAACCCCAGCAAAAACGCCGGGACTCTGTTGCAAGAAAGCGCCATGCGGCAGGAGCTGGCTGCCATCTGCTAC GAAACCAACGTGCTGGGATTTAAAGGGCCGCGTAAAATGACCGTCATCATCCCCGGCATGAACATGAGCTACGAGAGGATTCCCGTCAGGCCTCAGAAC GAGCAGGAGAGCCTGGTGAACCGGTGGCAGAGCGGCACCATGGACAACCTGATCGAGCTGCACAACAAGTCCCCCGTGTGGAACGACGACACCCAGTCCTACGTGCTGAACTTCCACGGCCGCGTCACGCAGGCTTCGGTGAAAAACTTCCAGATAGTCCACGACAATGACC CCGACTACATCGTCATGCAGTTTGGCCGCATCGCTGAAGATATCTTCACGCTGGACTACAACTACCCCATGTGCGCTCTCCAAGCCTTCGCCATCGGCCTGTCCAGCTTCGATAGCAAGCTGGCCTGTGAGTAG
- the zmp:0000000711 gene encoding tubby-related protein 3 isoform X1, translated as MDTVKTEGSQPAYSRWSYRPSSSASFSSNSASSCLESDGVNFMQQKLEKQRALLEQKQRRKRQEPLMVQPNTEARPRRPRVRRGEEQAPLVDSQLGGTNDVIIDGIDGPAAFLGSEAPDLGTKIQILSVSQSQTQSPQAHRQPQPQPQAQPQPQSPAADETERDGDTDTLLEPKIDIQEMLQKQGLCGSMNFDEASEHEDNAEEERTRAPSSQTDATRPASAASGKNVPEAAIPGSPATESLLADVANLEEFVLRPAPRSVTVKCRISRDKKGMDRGLYPTYFMHMEQDDNKKVFLLAGRKRKKSKTSNYLISVDATDLSRGGESFIGKLRSNLMGTKFTVYDNGSNPSKNAGTLLQESAMRQELAAICYETNVLGFKGPRKMTVIIPGMNMSYERIPVRPQNEQESLVNRWQSGTMDNLIELHNKSPVWNDDTQSYVLNFHGRVTQASVKNFQIVHDNDPDYIVMQFGRIAEDIFTLDYNYPMCALQAFAIGLSSFDSKLACE; from the exons AGGGCGCTGCTGGAGCAGAAGCAGCGGCGGAAACGTCAGGAACCCCTTATGGTCCAGCCCAACACGGAGGCTCGGCCCCGCCGGCCCAGGGTACGGCGGGGCGAGGAGCAGGCCCCGCTGGTCGACTCTCAGCTCGGCGGCACCAACGATGTCATCATAGACG GTATCGACGGTCCGGCGGCTTTCCTAGGCTCAGAAGCCCCCGACCTGGGAACGAAAATCCAGATTCTGTCAGTAAGCCAGTCCCAGACCCAGTCCCCCCAGGCGCACCGTCAGCCCCAGCCTCAGCCCCAGgctcagcctcagcctcagtCCCCGGCTGCTGACGAGACGGAGCGAGACGGAGACACGGACACCCTGCTCGAGCCCAAGATCGATATCCAAGAGATGCTGCAGAAACAAG GCCTGTGCGGGAGCATGAACTTCGACGAAGCCAGCGAGCACGAGGACAACGCCGAGGAGGAGCGGACGCGCGCCCCGTCCTCTCAAACGGATGCGACCAGGCCCGCCTCGGCCGCCAGCGGCAAGAACGTCCCC GAGGCTGCCATCCCTGGATCCCCCGCGACAGAAAGCCTGCTAGCAGACGTAGCCAACCTGGAGGAGTTTGTCTTGCGCCCCGCCCCTCGCAGCGTCACGGTGAAATGCAGAATCAGCCGGGACAAGAAGGGTATGGACCGCGGCCTCTACCCGACCTACTTCATGCACATGGAGCAAGACGATAACAAAAAG GTATTCTTGCTGGCGggcagaaagaggaagaagagcaaAACGTCCAACTACCTTATTTCAGTCGACGCCACCGACCTGTCGCGGGGGGGAGAGAGCTTCATCGGCAAACTCCG CTCCAACCTCATGGGGACCAAATTCACAGTCTACGACAACGGCAGCAACCCCAGCAAAAACGCCGGGACTCTGTTGCAAGAAAGCGCCATGCGGCAGGAGCTGGCTGCCATCTGCTAC GAAACCAACGTGCTGGGATTTAAAGGGCCGCGTAAAATGACCGTCATCATCCCCGGCATGAACATGAGCTACGAGAGGATTCCCGTCAGGCCTCAGAAC GAGCAGGAGAGCCTGGTGAACCGGTGGCAGAGCGGCACCATGGACAACCTGATCGAGCTGCACAACAAGTCCCCCGTGTGGAACGACGACACCCAGTCCTACGTGCTGAACTTCCACGGCCGCGTCACGCAGGCTTCGGTGAAAAACTTCCAGATAGTCCACGACAATGACC CCGACTACATCGTCATGCAGTTTGGCCGCATCGCTGAAGATATCTTCACGCTGGACTACAACTACCCCATGTGCGCTCTCCAAGCCTTCGCCATCGGCCTGTCCAGCTTCGATAGCAAGCTGGCCTGTGAGTAG
- the LOC112450374 gene encoding protein mono-ADP-ribosyltransferase TIPARP, producing the protein MFKMAGILSGKGTKRKFATQPVAPELESRPSRVTMLSSSLLRFEIPADINTSLPVWDAVRSQKVVVAWTVDPYSISVHLTPEAPRQRNAAAARKGKSTPGVAQTSRATVTQQHGSSQSAPCVLLTFSQSPFAVSSAAVPLPLIITYPQRVLPDVAPPSATQLSASAPGELQAEAEAAEPLPFHTRSSPDVYICDDFLLGACGAGAACELHHTPYPFHWQLWSTSAHRWEDLPPRAQALLERIYCDADQENVYLKDGQVCYTLSFDSMELDDLSKYDGVRRLTNSDSAIRNPHFPSQLKLYWWNDNNFQEYKTDLSDLLLRKMSEKETACSFHINQREYRVDFTTMMQTNALTGFQREVRCRPAYRSPRSMQPHLKTGIQVGVSQPDSGPPGSAFSVNPLEEFTSWYPPVWLRPAGEDYSLVDVPIGTRAHRTVEDLFHESLSETSMEIVSIQQVQNLFHWDKYQRQKAHMQKQHSKSKEPLEKHLFHGTTKDASESICRNNFDPRVAGLNGTSLGYGTYFATTARQSNAYTGTWGLGGVHHMFLAKVLVGRTCPGKQHYRRPPPLNSRTQQHVLYNACVDSKDHPSMFVVFDSCQTYPYFLIKYKEFSREVNVRD; encoded by the exons atgttcaagatggctggcatTCTGAGCGGCAAGGGAACAAAAAGGAAGTTTGCCACCCAGCCTGTGGCCCCGGAGCTCGAGTCCAGGCCCTCCAGAGTCACCATGCTGAGCTCGTCCCTCCTGCGGTTCGAAATCCCCGCTGACATCAACACCAGCCTCCCGGTGTGGGACGCCGTCAGGTCCCAGAAGGTTGTGGTcgcctggacagtcgacccctACAGCATCAGCGTCCACTTGACGCCCGAGGCCCCGAGGCAGAGGAACGCCGCAGCCGCCCGCAAGGGGAAAAGCACACCGGGTGTGGCGCAGACCTCTCGAGCGACTGTCACTCAGCAACATGGCTCCTCGCAGAGCGCCCCCTGTGTACTGCTTACCTTCTCCCAAAGCCCATTTGCTGTCTCCTCCGCTGCTGTGCCGCTGCCTCTCATCATCACTTATCCTCAGCGAGTCCTTCCAGACGTGGCGCCGCCGTCCGCCACCCAGCTGTCAGCGAGTGCGCCCGGCGAGCTGCAGGCCGAGGCGGAGGCGGCCGAGCCTTTGCCGTTCCACACCAGGAGCTCCCCAGACGTCTACATCTGCGACGACTTCCTGCTGGGCGCGTGCGGCGCAGGCGCAGCGTGCGAGCTGCACCACACTCCCTATCCCTTTCACTGGCAGCTGTGGTCCACGAGCGCCCACCGCTGGGAGGACCTGCCGCCTCGCGCCCAGGCGCTGCTGGAGAGGATTTACTGCGACGCGGATCAGGAGAACGTCTACCTCAAGGACGG GCAGGTCTGCTACACTCTCAGCTTCGATTCCATGGAGTTGGACGATCTCTCGAAGTACGACGGGGTGAGACGATTAACCAACTCCGACAGCGCCATCAGGAACCCTCACTTTCCAAGCCAACTGAAACTCTACTGGTGGAACGACAACAACTTTCAAGAGTACAAAAcg GATCTGTCCGACTTGCTCCTGCGAAAGATGAGCGAGAAGGAGACGGCGTGCTCCTTCCACATCAACCAACGGGAGTACAGAGTGGACTTCACCACCATGATGCAGACCAATGCCCTCACAGGCTTCCAGAGGGAGGTTCGCTGCAGACCCGCCTACCGCTCCCCGCGGTCCATGCAGCCTCACCTCAA GACCGGGATCCAGGTTGGCGTCTCCCAGCCGGACAGCGGTCCTCCAGGGTCCGCCTTCAGCGTCAATCCTCTGGAGGAGTTCACCTCCTGGTACCCTCCCGTCTGGCTCCGGCCCGCAGGGGAGGACTACAGCCTTGTGGACGTCCCGATCGGAACGCGGGCCCATCGGACGGTCGAGGACCTCTTCCACGAGAGCCTGTCCGAGACCAGCATGGAGATCGTCAGCATCCAGCAGGTCCAGAACCTGTTCCACTGGGACAAGTACCAAAG GCAAAAGGCACACATGCAAAAGCAGCACTCCAAGTCTAAGGAGCCGTTGGAGAAACATCTTTTCCACGGGACGACCAAGGACGCCTCGGAGAGCATCTGCCGCAACAACTTCGACCCCAGAGTAGCCGGGCTCAATGGCACTTCCCTGGGCTACGGTACCTACTTTGCCACCACCGCACGGCAGTCCAACGCCTACACGGGCACGTGGGGGTTGGGCGGGGTGCACCACATGTTCCTGGCCAAGGTGCTGGTGGGAAGGACGTGCCCGGGGAAGCAGCACTACCGCCGCCCGCCGCCGCTCAACTCCAGGACTCAGCAGCACGTGCTTTACAACGCCTGCGTCGACAGCAAGGACCACCCCAGCATGTTTGTGGTCTTCGACAGCTGCCAGACGTACCCGTACTTCCTGATTAAATACAAAGAGTTCTCCCGAGAGGTCAACGTTCGCGACTGA
- the LOC108233194 gene encoding tripartite motif-containing protein 35, with amino-acid sequence MAGRLSLPEEDLTCPICCAIFREPVVLKCAHSFCGPCLQQYWAGKGRGRDCPLCRTQSVDDPVPSLTLRNLCESCVQEEEAQGEEAAAAELYCDPGEICPLHGEKLKLFCLPDRKPICVVCHTSRAHKQHDCCPISEALLDVKEKIKSALGSLRDKKETFERMRRTYEDTVEHIQVQAQFVERRTREEFERLRHFLRAEEDSRMEALRRETEQKTQEMRRRMEEVEANLSSVSETIGALEEEIASEDVSVLRKSSSTLARANSPIEDPVMASGALIDVAKYVGSLTFQVWEKMHKIAKYTPVTLDPNTAAPWLILSDDLTGVRDSDDKQRLPDNPERFDPDTAVLGREALTSGRHAWEVNVGDNTAWVVGVAKESVKRKKKVNSVLNNGYLCVYFYRKMYFAGTSPLTRLSLKRNPQRVRVLLDCDKGRLSFYDPRGNTHIYTFKHPVTEPVFPYLWVGCQTCPLTVEPVEVSLKVAEFS; translated from the exons ATGGCGGGCAGGCTCTCTCTGCCCGAGGAGGACCTCACCTGCCCCATCTGCTGCGCCATCTTCCGGGAGCCCGTGGTCCTCAAGTGCGCCCACAGCTTTTGCGGGCCCTGCCTGCAGCAGTACTGGGCCGGCAAGGGACGCGGACGCGACTGCCCCCTGTGCAGGACCCAGAGCGTGGACGACCCGGTGCCCAGCCTCACCCTGAGGAACCTGTGCGAGTCCTGcgtgcaggaggaggaggcgcaGGGGGAGGAGGCTGCGGCGGCGGAGCTGTACTGTGACCCGGGGGAGATTTGCCCCCTCCACGGGGAGAAGCTCAAGCTCTTCTGCTTGCCGGACAGGAAGCCGATCTGCGTCGTGTGCCACACCTCCAGGGCGCACAAGCAGCACGACTGTTGTCCCATAAGCGAGGCTCTGCTGGACGTGAAG GAGAAAATCAAGTCTGCTCTGGGCTCGCTGCGAGATAAGAAGGAGACGTTTGAACGAATGAGGAGGACCTACGAGGACACGGTGGAGCACATCCAG GTCCAGGCTCAGTTCGTGGAGAGGCGGACCCGCGAGGAGTTCGAAAGGCTCCGCCACTTCCTCCGCGCCGAGGAGGACTCCAGGATGGAGGCGCTGAGGAGGGAGACGGAGCAGAAGACTCAGGAGATGAGGCGCAggatggaggaggtggaggcaaATCTGTCGTCCGTGTCTGAAACCATCGGCGCTTTGGAGGAGGAGATAGCGTCGGAGGACGTCTCCGTGCTCCGC aaAAGCAGCAGTACGCTGGCGAG AGCCAACAGTCCCATTGAAGATCCGGTCATGGCTTCTGGAGCCCTCATAGATGTGGCCAAATATGTTGGCTCCTTAACGTTCCAGGTGTGGGAGAAGATGCACAAAATTGCCAAATACA CTCCAGTCACCCTGGACCCCAACACGGCGGCCCCCTGGCTCATTCTGTCGGACGACCTGACCGGCGTGCGCGACAGCGACGACAAGCAGAGGCTTCCCGACAACCCGGAGCGGTTCGACCCCGACACGGCCGTCCTGGGCCGCGAGGCCCTGACTTCCGGCCGGCACGCCTGGGAGGTGAACGTGGGCGACAACACGGCCTGGGTCGTCGGCGTGGCCAAGGAGTCCGtcaagaggaagaagaaggtcAACTCGGTGCTGAACAACGGCTACCTGTGCGTGTACTTCTACCGCAAGATGTACTTCGCCGGCACCTCGCCGCTGACGCGCCTCAGCCTGAAGCGCAACCCGCAGAGGGTCCGGGTGCTGCTGGATTGCGACAAGGGCAGGCTGTCGTTCTACGACCCGCGCGGCAACACGCACATCTACACCTTCAAGCACCCCGTCACGGAGCCCGTCTTCCCGTACCTCTGGGTGGGCTGTCAGACGTGTCCTTTGACGGTGGAGCCGGTGGAAGTTTCCTTGAAAGTTGCCGAGTTTTCTTAG